One segment of Cottoperca gobio chromosome 24, fCotGob3.1, whole genome shotgun sequence DNA contains the following:
- the slc2a12 gene encoding solute carrier family 2, facilitated glucose transporter member 12, whose protein sequence is MMDPNSETKKMTSYLPGNPSSETQKLPPSRSPGCSWLVVVAALAASLSGLMLGYEMGLTSGVLLQLRGLLSLSCREQELLVSSHLLGSLFICLVGGPILDRYGRRCSLLLSAALVIGGSVVLIALNSFIALTLGRVIVGMGTALSGTGACLYIAEISPRKRRGLLVTLYELMLVVGVMLGFSCSYAFATLPHGWAYTFGLVIPPALLQISVLLFLPPSPRFLVTRGKVEQARTVLARMRGGVQEQVEKELRDIQAGLKEESEHSFWELFSSKANLRSRLLTGVALVFLQQATGQPNILSYASPLLRSVGFDSDAAATLASTGFGVVKVVATIPAVLLVDRVGPKSFLCVGAVAMGMSLIALGTLTLQSHTHLTSLCKSHTIPNHTHTRWDLNGTSLDLNNSDIFSTALPSQWNSEEAQQTYREGDGQSGGGRTSVEVSPLLKWASLISLLVYVAAFSISLGPMVYVVISEIFPMGVRGRAVSVVSAVNWATNLLISMTFLTFTEKIGLPNVMFLYAAMSFVLLVFIILCVHETKGCTLEEISKELAKKKHFEARLCRQVQPQESLISSSSNTSTGIPGNI, encoded by the exons GCTGCAGCTGGCTGGTGGTGGTCGCGGCTCTAGCGGCCTCTCTGAGCGGCCTGATGCTGGGCTATGAAATGGGCCTGACCTCTGGagttctgctgcagctgcggggcctcctctccctctcctgccgGGAACAGGAACTGCTGGTCAGCTCCCACCTGCTCGGCTCTCTCTTCATCTGCCTGGTCGGAGGTCCTATTCTGGATCGCTACGGCCGCCGCTGCTCTTTGCTCCTGAGCGCCGCCTTGGTGATCGGAGGGAGCGTCGTGCTCATCGCTCTCAACTCATTTATTGCACTCACCCTGGGCCGGGTGATAGTTGGCATGGGAACAGCGCTGTCGGGGACAGGAGCGTGCCTGTACATTGCTGAGATCTCcccgaggaagaggaggggtcTGCTGGTGACGCTGTACGAGCTGATGTTGGTCGTGGGTGTAATGCTGGGATTCAGCTGTAGTTACGCTTTTGCTACTCTGCCCCATGGCTGGGCGTATACATTTGGACTCGTAATCCCCCCAGCGCTGTTGCAGATCAGTGTACTCCTGTTCCTCCCACCCAGTCCACGCTTCCTGGTTACCCGTGGTAAAGTGGAGCAGGCCAGGACGGTGCTGGCCAGAATGAGAGGTGGGGTTCAGGAGCAAGTGGAAAAGGAGCTCAGAGACATCCAGGCAGGACTTAAAGAGGAGTCAGAGCACAGCTTCTGGGAGCTGTTCAGTAGCAAGGCCAACTTGCGTTCACGGCTGCTAACAGGTGTCGCCTTAGTCTTCCTTCAGCAGGCTACTGGTCAGCCCAACATCCTCTCCTACGCTTCACCACTCCTCCGCAGTGTAGGCTTCGACAGCGACGCCGCTGCAACCTTGGCCTCCACAGGGTTCGGAGTGGTCAAAGTAGTCGCCACCATCCCAGCCGTGTTGCTGGTCGACCGCGTGGGACCCAAGAgctttttgtgtgtgggtgCCGTCGCAATGGGAATGTCGCTCATTGCACTTGGTACATTGACACTGCAAAGCCACACTCACCTCACCAGCCTGTGTAAAAGTCACACGATACCAAACCACACACATACGCGGTGGGATTTAAACGGAACCTCTCTAGACTTGAACAACAGTGACATTTTTTCTACTGCCCTCCCCAGCCAATGGAACAGTGAGGAGGCACAGCAGACTTACAGAGAGGGTGATGGGCAgtcaggaggaggaaggacTTCTGTAGAAGTGTCCCCTTTACTGAAGTGGGCGTCATTGATCAGCTTGCTGGTGTATGTAGCAGCCTTCTCCATTAGCCTCGGGCCAA tgGTGTATGTGGTTATCAGTGAGATCTTTCCAATGGGAGTCAGAGGCAGAGCTGTGTCAGTGGTGTCGGCTGTAAACTGGGCTACTAACCTGCTCATCTCCATGACCTTCCTCACatttacag AAAAGATTGGTCTTCCCAATGTGATGTTTCTCTACGCTGCCATGAGCTTTGTTCTACTGGTGTTCATCATCCTCTGTGTCCATGAGACCAAAGGTTGCACGCTGGAGGAGATATCAAAAGAACTGGCTAAGAA GAAGCATTTTGAGGCGAGACTCTGCAGGCAGGTTCAGCCTCAGGAGAGCctgatcagcagcagcagcaacacgtCCACAGGGATTCCAGGAAACatctga